A region from the Candidatus Hydrogenedentota bacterium genome encodes:
- a CDS encoding RNA polymerase sigma factor, whose translation MAAPPDGVEPPAALDDKDLVPRAADRDMEAFAELMRRHQNHVHALAWRLTGNREDARDLAQEAFLRAWNSLGGFRGDAAFGTWMHRIVVNLSRNLHRDRTRKGRDREVAAGNPFDGDAPMREAVSGPADSPAKNAEAGELREALGRCLGGLTPEYREAFALRVERDMDYAAIAAVLECPVGTVKSRISEARRRLALCLERRGVLEGGRT comes from the coding sequence ATGGCCGCGCCCCCGGACGGGGTGGAACCCCCCGCCGCCCTTGACGACAAAGACCTGGTTCCGCGCGCCGCGGACCGGGACATGGAGGCTTTTGCCGAGTTGATGCGCAGACACCAAAATCATGTGCACGCCCTGGCGTGGCGGCTCACGGGAAACCGCGAGGACGCCCGCGACCTCGCGCAGGAGGCCTTCCTGCGCGCCTGGAACAGCCTGGGCGGATTCCGGGGCGACGCGGCCTTCGGCACCTGGATGCACCGGATCGTCGTCAATCTCTCGCGGAACCTACACCGGGACCGCACCCGCAAGGGCCGCGACCGCGAGGTGGCGGCGGGAAACCCCTTTGACGGGGACGCCCCGATGCGTGAAGCCGTCTCCGGGCCCGCCGACTCCCCCGCAAAGAACGCCGAGGCGGGGGAACTGCGCGAGGCGCTGGGGCGGTGCCTCGGCGGCCTGACGCCGGAGTACCGGGAGGCCTTCGCCCTGCGGGTGGAGCGCGACATGGACTATGCGGCCATCGCCGCCGTTCTGGAGTGCCCCGTGGGCACCGTGAAATCGCGCATCAGCGAGGCGCGGCGGCGGCTGGCCCTCTGTCTGGAGCGGCGCGGCGTGCTGGAAGGAGGCCGGACATGA